One Microbacterium sp. SSM24 genomic window, GAAGCATCCCGCGCCGAAGCTCAGGAGTTGACCGAGCGCATCCTCGACGCACGAGACGCGTACTACGGCCGCAATGCCGAGATCGTCGACGACGCGACCTACGACGGCTGGATGCACCGGCTGGAGGCTCTCGAACGGCTGCATCCCGAGCTGCAGGGACAGGATTCCCCGACGCAGACCGTCGGCGCGGCGGAGAGCTCGATGTTCGCGCCCGTCGAGCACGCCGAGCGCATGCTCAGCCTCGACAACGTCTTCAGCCTCGATGAGCTCCGCGACTGGTGTCTGAAGGCCGAGTCCGGCGCCGGGCGCGCCGTGCGCTGGCTCACCGAGCTGAAGATCGACGGCCTCGCGATCAGCCTCCGGTACGAGCGGGGTGTGCTGACGTCGGCGGCGACGCGCGGCGACGGCCGCACCGGCGAGGATGTCACCGTCAACGCCGTACGCGTGGCGGGCATCCCGCAGCGACTGGCGGGAACCGGGCATCCGGATCTGGTCGAGGTGCGCGGTGAGGTGTTCATCCCGGTCGCCGCGTTCCAGAGCCTCAACGCCCTTCAGGCCGACATGCGCGACCGCGCCGTCGAAGAGACGCGTGCGCGGAGCCGGGCCTTCGATGAGGCCAAGGCGCGCGTGAGCGCCGAGCGGCGGTTCCCGTCGTTCGCCAACCCGCGCAACGCGGCCTCCGGCGGTCTGCGTCAACAGCTCGATAAGAAAGACGGACTCGAACGGGAGGCCGGTCAGGCACGGCTCGACTCGCTGCGGCTGTTCGTCCACGGCATCGGCGCGTGGAGCCGCCCGCCGGTCGATTCGCAGAGTGAGATCTACGGGCTGCTTGCCGAGTGGGGGCTTCCGACGAGTCCGTACTTCCGCACGTCCGACGACATCGACGGCGCGCTGGATTTCGTCGCGTACTACGGAGAGCATCGGCACGATGTCGAGCACGAGATCGACGGCGTGGTGGTCAAGGTCGACGAGCTCGCGCTGCACGACGAACTCGGCGCGACGAGCCGGGCGCCGCGGTGGGCGATCGCGTACAAGTACCCGCCCGAGCAGGTGAACACGAAGCTGCTCGACATCGTCGTCTCGGTCGGCCGCACCGGACGCGCGACGCCGTTCGCCGTGATGGCACCCGCTCGAGTGGCGGGATCCGTCGTCCGGCAGGCGACCCTGCACAACCAGGACGTCGTCCGCGCGAAAGGCGTGCTGATCGGCGACACCGTGGTGCTGCGCAAGGCCGGCGATGTCATCCCCGAGGTCCTGGGGCCGGTCGTCGAGCTGCGCGACGGCACGGAACGGGAGTTCGTGATGCCCGCGGAGTGCCCGGAGTGCGGGTCGGCACTCGCCCCCGCAAAAGAGGGTGACATCGATCTGCGGTGCCCGAACACGCGGGCGTGCCCCGCACAGGTCCGCGGCCGGGTCGAGCACATCGGCTCGCGCGGCGCGCTCGACATCGAGGCGCTCGGCGAGGTGACGGCTGCGGCTCTGACCCAGCCGTCCTTCCCCGCGGTTCCGCCACTCGAGACGGAAGCGGGCCTTTTCGACCTCACGATCGAGCAGCTCGTGCCGATCGAGGTCATGGTGCGAGACGCCGAGACCGGCGAGCCACGCGTCGACGAGAAGACCGGCGAGCCGGTGCGTCGCGCGCCCTTCCGTCGCAATGCGAGTGCCGCCGAGAAGAAGTCGGGCGTCACCGAGCCGCAGCCGTCGGCGCAGGCGCTGACGCTGATCGACCAACTGGAACGGGCCAAGACGAAGGAGCTGTGGCGGTTCCTCGTTGCGCTCAACGTCCGCCATGTCGGCCCGGTGGCGGCACGGGCGCTTGCGCAGTGGTTCGGATCGGTCGCTGCCATCCGGGCCGCTTCGCGGGACGAACTCGCGGCGGTGGAGGGCGTCGGCGGGATCATCGCCGACTCGCTCACCGATTGGTTCGCCGTCGACTGGCATGGCGAGATCGTCGATCGATGGGCGGCGGCCGGCGCGCGGCTCGAGACGCCGGGTCATCCTGGCCCCGGCGCAGCGACCGTCGTGGGCGGTGTCCTCGAGGGTCTCACGGTCGTGGCGACCGGGAGTCTCGAGGGCTACTCGCGCGAGGGTGCGCAGGAGGCGATCATCACCGCGGGCGGAAAGGCCGGGTCGAGCGTCTCGAAGAAGACCGACTTCGTCGCGGCGGGGCCTGGAGCTGGTTCCAAGCTCTCCAAGGCCGAAGAGCTCGGGGTGCGCATCCTCGACGCCGCGCAGTTCCACATTCTCGTGACACAGGGTCCGTCGGCGCTCGATGCGCTCGCCCCCGACGCCGGCTGATCCGGCGGCGACCTAATTGGCGCGATCCCCAGTGTCGTAGGTATGTTCTAATCTCGGAGTCCTCCGACGAAGGGACTTCGAGATGACCATGATCCCCGACCCCGCCATGGTGGCCTGGCTCGACCAGCAGGACAAGCGCACGGCGCAGACGATCCGCAGCCACGGGACGAGCATCGAGTACGTGACCGGAGACATGCGCCGGCGTCTGACGCCGTTCGCCTACACCATCGGACTGTTCGGCATGGGGCATCCCGAGCTCCTCGTCTTCGGTCTCGACGCGCGCACCACGGGGCTCCTCCTCAACGACGTCGCCGACCGGGTGCGCGCCGGGCAGGACGTCGTGGCGGGCGAGCTCCTCGAGTTCTCCGGCTGGGGTCACCGGGTGACGGTCGAAACGGTGCCCAATCCCGGCGACATCGCGTTCGCCGCCAATCGCTTCTACCAGCGTCCCGATGACTTCTCGGTCGACGTGCTCCAGCTCACCTATGACGACCGCGAGGGGCGGTTCCCGTGGCAGGACGGCTACGAGAACGCGGTGTGGATCCAGCCGCGGCCGGGGGAGTTCACGGCGTGGTGAGGGCCGCGAGTGTGTCAGTCCCCGGAGTTCAAGGAGAGGAGCTTGTCACGCACCTGCCGGCGCAGCACCTTGCCGATCAGCGACGTGGGCAACTCGTCGACGACGAAGATGCGGCGCGGCACCTTATAGGGAGTCAGGATCCCGCGCACCGACGCGCGGATCTCCTCGACGTCGAGGTCCGCGCCGGGGGTGACCACGACGGCGGCGACGACCTCCTCGCCCGAGTGTTCGCTCGGCAGACCGACGACCGCGGCGTCCTCGACCCGCGGATGCTGTCGCAGCGCGTTCTCGACCTCGGTGGGCGCGACGTTGAATCCGCCCGTGATGATCAGCTCCTTGATGCGGTCGACGATGCGTACGAAGCCCGCATCGTCGATCGTCACGATGTCGCCCGTGCGGAACCACCCTTCCGTGAAGACCGCTTCGGTCTCCTCGGGCTTGCCGTAGTAGCCGCCGAAGACCTGCGGTCCGCGCACGACGAGCTCGCCGCGCTCTCCGCGTGGCACGTCCTGCGTGGGGTCGTCGGGGTCGACGACCCGGCACTCGGTGCCGGGGAGCGGCAGGCCGACCGTGCCCGACACGCGGTTCGCGGCCACAGGGTTGGCCATCAGCACGGGGGAGCATTCGCTCAGTCCGTACCCCTCGACCAGGTATCCCCCCGAAGCCTCCTCGAACGGCACGACGAGCTCGTGAGGCAGTGCCATCGCGCCCGAGATCGCGACCTGGGTGCCGGCGATCGACACACCCTTCTCCTTCGCGGCCTTGAGCAGACGATCCGCGATGGGGGGCACCAGCGGGAGGAAGGTCGCGGGGTGCTTCTTGGTCACTTCGAGCACCATGTCGGGATCGAACCGCGGGAAGAGCACCAGCCGCGCTCCCATCGACATCGCGAAGGTCAAGCACAGCGTCAGTCCGTAGGCGTGGAACATCGGCAGCACGGCGTAGACCACGCAGCCGTCGCCGCGCACGATCGACGGCACCCACGCTCTCGCCTGGGCGGCGTTGGAAAGAAGGTTGCGGTGCGTCAGCGAGGCGCCCTTGGGGGTGCCGGTCGTGCCGCTCGTGTACTGGATCAGAGCGAGGTCGTCGGTAGCGGGCCTCGGGTGGGACGCAGGGAGCGGCTCGGTCCCGACGATGCTCTTCCACGCGATGGCGCCCGTGACACGCTCGGTCAGCGCCGTGCGGGCCTCTCGGGCCTTCGTGATCGGAAGGCGCAGCGCGACGCGGGTGGTCCAGGGCATCGCGGCGGTGATGTCCACCGAGATGAGCGAGGCGACCGCGAGATCCGCGGGGAACTCCTGCACGGTCGCCACGACCTTCGACCACACGATCGCGTGCTTCGCGCCGTGGCCCTCGAACTGCTTGCGCAGCTCGCGTGGCGTGTACAGCGGATTGTGCTCGACGACGACGGCGCCCAGCCGGAGGATCGCGTAGAACGCCACGATGTGCTGCGGACAGTTCGGGAGCACGATCGCGACGGGGTCTCCGGCGCGCACGCCCTGCGCACGCAGTCCAGCCGCGGCGCGTTCGATCTGCTCTTGGAGCGATCGGTACGACGTCGTACGTCCGAAGAACTGCAGGGCGGGGGCATCCGGGTAGTCGCGTGCCGATGCCTCGACGATGTCGATGAGCGAGCCGGTCACCGGCTCGAGATCTTGGGGTACGCCTTCGGCGTAGCTGGCGATCCACGGGCGCGGGGGGTCATAGAGCGTCACGGCGCCCAGCCTACGCCCGGGCTCGAGCGCGTCAGAGGACCGAGCGGGCGCTTGCCCGCCGGGAGCGTCCCGGCGTTCCGAATAGACTGTCCGGGTGTCTGAAATCACCCCCGATCTCGTGCGCCATCTCGGTGTACTCGCCCGGATCCAGCTGAGCGACGAGGAGGTCCACCGCCTCACCGGCCAGCTCGACGTCATCGTCGACAACATCGCGAAGGTATCCGAGGTCGCCACCCCCGACGTCGTGGCCACGAGCCACCCCATTGCGATGCAGAACGTGTTCCGCCCCGACGTCGTGAGCGGTCAGCTGACGCCCGCGCAGGTGCTGCAGAACGCTCCGGATGCCGCGGACGGCCGATTCCGCGTGACGGCGATCCTCGGCGAAGAGCAGTGAGGACCCTCGTGACTGATCTGACCAAGCTCAGCGCCGCTGCGCTCGCTGAGAAGCTCGCCTCGCGCGAAGTCTCCAGTGTGGAGGCCACACAGGCGCATCTCGACCGCATCGCGGCAGTGGACGGCGACGTACACGCCTTCCTGCACGTGAGCGACACCGCTCTCGATGCGGCCGCCGACATCGACCGCCGCCGCGCGGCGGGCGAGCAGCTCGGCCCCGTCGCCGGCGTTCCGCTTGCCGTCAAGGACGTGCTCGTCACGACCGACATGCCTTCGACGAGCGGATCGAGGATCCTCGAGGGCTACATGTCGCCGTACGACGCCACCGTCGTCGCACGTTCTCGAGCCGCGGGGCTCGTGCCGCTGGGCAAGACGAACATGGACGAGTTCGCGATGGGCTCGTCGACGGAGCACTCGGCGTACGGCCCGACGCGCAACCCGTGGGATCTCGACCGCATCCCCGGCGGGTCCGGCGGAGGCTCCGCTGCGGCGGTGGCTGCCTTCGAGGCGCCGCTCGCCCTCGGCTCCGACACGGGCGGCTCGATCCGTCAGCCCGCGCATGTCACCGGCACCGTGGGCCTCAAGCCGACCTACGGGGGAGTCAGCCGATACGGAGCGATCGCACTGGCATCGAGCCTCGACCAGGTCGGACCCGTCGCGCGCACCGTGCTCGACGCCGGACTGCTCCACGACGTCATCGGCGGCCACGACCCGCAGGACTCCACGTCTCTCTCCGACGCGTGGCCATCGTTCGCCGAGGCCGCACGTGAGGGTGCCCGCGGCGATGTCCTCAAGGGACTCAGGGTGGGCGTGATCAAGGAGCTTCCCGACGAGGGCTTTCAGTCCGGGGTGTCGGCGTCCTTCCGTGCCGCACTCGCTGCGATGGAGGCACAGGGCGCCGAGATCGTCGAGATAAGCGCACCGCACTTCGAGTACGGCGTCGCTGCCTACTATCTGATCCTGCCCGCCGAGGCATCCAGCAACCTCGCGAAATTCGACTCGGTTCGCTTCGGCCTGCGCGTCGACGTACCGGGCGGCACAGTGGAAGACGTCATGGCCGCGACCCGCGACCGCGGCTTCGGCGACGAGGTGAAGCGCCGCATCATCCTCGGCACCTACGCCCTCTCCGCCGGGTACTACGACGCGTACTACGGCTCAGCGCAGAAGGTGCGCACGCTCATCCAGCGCGACTTCGACGCGGCCTTCGCGAACGTCGACGTCATCGCCACGCCCTCGGCGCCGACCACCGCCTTCCGTCTCGGCGAGAAGATCGACGACCCGATGCAGATGTACCTCAACGATGTGACCACGATCCCCGCGAACCTCGCGGGCGTGCCCGGCATCTCGATCCCGTCCGGCCTCGCGGCAGAAGACGGGCTTCCGGTCGGCATCCAGTTCCTCGCCCCTGCGCGGGAGGATGCGCGCCTCTACCGCGTGGGCGCGGCCCTCGAAGCCGTGCTGCTCGACTCATGGGGTGCGCCGCTGCTCGATCGCGCCCCGATCCTCGGAGGAGGACGCTGATGGCCAAGGACAAGCTGATGGACTTCGACCGGGCGCTCGAGCTGTTCGAGCCGGTACTCGGGTTCGAGGTGCACGTCGAGCTCAACACGAAGACCAAGATGTTCTCGGGGGCTGCGAACCCCGCGCACGCCGACAACCACGGCGCGGCGCCCAACACGCTGGTAGCCCCCGTCGACATGGGCCTGCCGGGCTCGCTCCCGACCGTCAACGCCGAGGCCATCCGGTACTCGATCAGCCTGGGGCTCTCGCTCGGCTGCTCGATCGCGCCCTCGAGCCGCTTCGCACGGAAGAACTACTTCTACCCCGATCTCGGCAAGAACTACCAGATCTCCCAGTACGACGAGCCGATCGCCTTCGAAGGACAGGTCGACGTCGAGCTCGCCGACGGAACGGTCGTCACCGTGCCGATCGAACGTGCGCACATGGAGGAGGATGCCGGCAAGCTGACGCACGTCGGCGGCTCGACCGGGCGCATCCAGGGCGCCGAGTACTCGCTCGTCGACTACAACCGCGCGGGCGTGCCGCTCGTGGAGATCGTCACGAAGCCGATCTTCGGCGCCGAGCACCGCGCGCCCGAGATCGCGAAGGCGTATGTCCAGACGATCCGTGACATCGTGCTCGCGCTCGGGATCTCCGAGGCCCGCATGGAGCGCGGGAATCTGCGCTGCGACGCCAACGTCTCCCTGCGCCCGCGCGGCCAGGAGAAGCTCGGCACGCGCACCGAGACGAAGAACGTCAACTCGATGCGGTCCGTGGAGCGCGCCGTGCGCTACGAGATCCAGCGCCAGGCGGCCATCCTCGACGCCGGCGGCTCGATCATCCAGGAGACCCGTCACTGGCACGAGGACACCGGGACCACCTCGCCGGGTCGGCCGAAGTCCGACGCCGACGACTACCGGTACTTCCCGGAGCCCGACCTGCTTCCCGTCGCCCCCGCACCGGAGCTGATCGAGGAGCTGCGCGCCGCACTGCCCGAACCGCCGGCCGCGCGCCGCCGTCGGCTGAAGGCCGATTGGGGATTCACCGACCTGGAGTTCCAGGATGTCGTCAACGGCGGCCTCCTCGCCGAGGTCGAGGCGACGGTCGCCGCCGGCGCCGCACCGGCGTCCGCGCGCAAGTGGTGGACCGGCGAGCTCACGCGCATCGCGAACGCCGAGGGACGTGAAGCATCCGATCTCGTCACACCGGCGGATGTCGCGGCGCTCCAGGGTCTCGTCGATGCGGGCACGCTCACCGACAAGCTCGCCCGCCAGGTGCTCGAGGGCGTCGTCGCCGGCGAAGGGACGCCGCAGCAGGTCGTCGACGCTCGCGGGCTGGCCGTCGTATCGGACGACGGCGCGCTGATCGCGGCGATCGATGAGGCGCTCGCCTCGCAGCCCGATGTGCTCGAGAAGATCCGTGATGGCAAGGTCCAGGCCGCTGGTGCGGTGATCGGCGCCGTCATGAAGGCGATGAAGGGCCAGGCCGACGCCGCTCGCGTGCGCGAGCTCGTGCTGGAACGCGCCGCCGCATCCTGATCCGCTTACCGCCGACTGCGCCGTGCTCTCCCAGAGCGCGGCGCCGTCGGTGGTTCGGGGGAGAATCGAGTCATGGGACGCGGTGACGGCACAGGGCGACTGGTCTCCGCCGACGATGCGGACGACGCAGGAACCGGCATCCTCCACGTCGACATGGACGCGTTCTACGCGTCGGTCGAGCAACTCGACGACCCTTCGCTTCTCGGCAAGCCCATCATCGTCGGCGCGCCCGACGGTCGGTCGGTCGTCTCGAGCGCGTCGTACGAGGCGCGCCGGTTCGGCGTGCGGTCCGCGATGCCCGTCGGACAGGCTCTGCGGCTGTGTCCGACCGCGATCGTCGTCCTTCCGCACTTCGACCGCTATCTCGAGCTCTCCGCCCAGGTGATGGGCATCTTCCGCGATGTCACGCCGCTCGTCGAGCCGCTGTCGATCGACGAGGCGTTCCTCGACGTACGCGGCGTCCGGCGCCTGTGGGGAAGTCCGGGTGTCATCGCCCGTGCCCTGCGCGCCCGGCTGAGGGAGGAGACCGGCCTCGTCTGCAGCGTCGGCGTCGCGGCGACCAAGCATGTCGCCAAGATGGCGTCCACCCTCAGCAAGCCGGACGGCCTGCTCATCGTCGCCGAGTCGGGCACCGAGGCGTTCCTCCGGCCGCAGTCGGTGCGGGCGCTGTGGGGGGTGGGTCCGAAAGCGGCGGAGTCGCTGCAGGGCCGCGGCATCCGCACCGTCGCCGATGTTCTCGACACCCCTCGCGAGGTTCTCGACAGGGCGCTCGGGCGGGCCATGGGGGAGCGAATCTGGCACCTCGCGCGCGGGATCGACCATCGCGAGGTCGACACGTCGCGCGTCGAGAAGAGCGTCGGCCACGAAGAGACGTTCCACGAAGACATCGCCGATCCGATCATTCTCCGAGCGGAGCTGAGGCGTCTGGCCGACCGGGTGGGGGCACGACTGCGCGCCGGCGGCTGGGAGGCCTCCACGATCGCGATCAAGGTGCGCTTCGCCGACTTCAGCACGATCTCCCGCTCGCAGACCCTTCCGGAGCCGACGGCGGTCGGTCAGCGGATCGGCGATGCCGCGCACGAGCTGTTCGAGTCCGTCGAGCGACCCCTTCCCGTGCGCCTGATCGGTGTGCGGGCCGAGAGGCTGCAAGGCGCCGGCTCCGCCCCGCTCGCGCTGTGGGATGACGACCAGGAGTGGCGCCGGATCGAAGACGCTCTCGATGGTGCGGCCGCCCGCTTCGGACGCGGCGCAGTCACCCGCGCGACACTGCTCGGCGCCGCACGAGGCGGAGGCACCCTCCCGTCGAACCCGCCCGCGCCGAAGCTCGATCAGGGCTGACACCGGCAGGTCACGACGGGTAGCGTGGTGACATGCCCAACATCGCACTCGAACTCGGTCAGCAGTCCGCGTCCTTCGGCGTCACGAGCGCCTACGGCGAGCAGCAGGATGTCGACGGCATCCGGGTGATCCCGGTCGCGTTCACGTGGTCGGGCTTCGGCGGCGGATCCGACGAGGCCGGCAACGGCGGTGGCGGTGGCGGGGGCTGGTCCGTGCCGCTGGGCGCTTACATCCGCCGCGGCGATGATCTCCGCTTCGAGCCGAACGTCGTGTCGATGCTCGCCGTGGCGATTCCGTTCGTCTTCTTCGCCGGTCGCGCGCTCAGCCGTGTCATCCGCGCCCTCAAGAAGTAACTCCGGTCCGGTCGCACACGCACTCGACGCCGCGGCGTCGAGCCTCATCGTCGCGATCAGGGAGCTTGCGGCGGCGAATCCGGTGGTTCTCATCGATGGCCGCAGCGGCGCCGGAAAGACGTCGCTCGCGAAGACGCTCGTTGCGCGCTGGCCGCTGGCGGGACGTGTGCAGCTCGTCGCTCTCGATTCGATCTACCCCGGATGGGATGGTCTGGACGCCGGCGTCGCCCTCGCGCGCGAGCAGGTGCTTGCGCCGCACGCGCGGGGCCTGGTCGGCGTGTGGCAACGGTGGGATTGGGAAGTCGGCGCGCCGGCCGAGGCGCACGCCGTGGATCCGTCGCTGCCGCTCGTGGTCGAGGGGTCCGGCGTCCTGACGGCTGAGACCCGCCGGCTGGGTGACGTGCGGGTGTGGCTCGAGTCGCCCGCGCGCTCCCGCCGTGACCGCGCGCTCGCTCGTGACGGCGACAGCTATCGGCCTCACTGGGACCGCTGGGCACGCCAGGAGGTGGCTCACGTCGACCGCGACGGGCCGGCGCGACTCGCGACACACGTCTTCGACGTCCCGTGACGGGCTCTGATCAGTCGGAGCCGTCGACGGCCTTCACCAGTCCGTCCAGGCGGTAGCCGAGCCAGTCGTAGATTCCGAACCGCGGATCGTCGGCGTCGTGGTCGTCGATGTCGTCGATGCCCAGGCGTGTGGCGAGCACGAGCCGGATGGCGGCGAGCGTTCGGAGCCACGCTGCGACGGCGGGATCATCGAGCGGTATCGCGACGGTCTCCCGCAGGGCAGGGTC contains:
- the ligA gene encoding NAD-dependent DNA ligase LigA, whose product is MTDDDDFATPALPADAGLEASRAEAQELTERILDARDAYYGRNAEIVDDATYDGWMHRLEALERLHPELQGQDSPTQTVGAAESSMFAPVEHAERMLSLDNVFSLDELRDWCLKAESGAGRAVRWLTELKIDGLAISLRYERGVLTSAATRGDGRTGEDVTVNAVRVAGIPQRLAGTGHPDLVEVRGEVFIPVAAFQSLNALQADMRDRAVEETRARSRAFDEAKARVSAERRFPSFANPRNAASGGLRQQLDKKDGLEREAGQARLDSLRLFVHGIGAWSRPPVDSQSEIYGLLAEWGLPTSPYFRTSDDIDGALDFVAYYGEHRHDVEHEIDGVVVKVDELALHDELGATSRAPRWAIAYKYPPEQVNTKLLDIVVSVGRTGRATPFAVMAPARVAGSVVRQATLHNQDVVRAKGVLIGDTVVLRKAGDVIPEVLGPVVELRDGTEREFVMPAECPECGSALAPAKEGDIDLRCPNTRACPAQVRGRVEHIGSRGALDIEALGEVTAAALTQPSFPAVPPLETEAGLFDLTIEQLVPIEVMVRDAETGEPRVDEKTGEPVRRAPFRRNASAAEKKSGVTEPQPSAQALTLIDQLERAKTKELWRFLVALNVRHVGPVAARALAQWFGSVAAIRAASRDELAAVEGVGGIIADSLTDWFAVDWHGEIVDRWAAAGARLETPGHPGPGAATVVGGVLEGLTVVATGSLEGYSREGAQEAIITAGGKAGSSVSKKTDFVAAGPGAGSKLSKAEELGVRILDAAQFHILVTQGPSALDALAPDAG
- a CDS encoding DUF4262 domain-containing protein; the protein is MTMIPDPAMVAWLDQQDKRTAQTIRSHGTSIEYVTGDMRRRLTPFAYTIGLFGMGHPELLVFGLDARTTGLLLNDVADRVRAGQDVVAGELLEFSGWGHRVTVETVPNPGDIAFAANRFYQRPDDFSVDVLQLTYDDREGRFPWQDGYENAVWIQPRPGEFTAW
- a CDS encoding long-chain-fatty-acid--CoA ligase; translated protein: MTLYDPPRPWIASYAEGVPQDLEPVTGSLIDIVEASARDYPDAPALQFFGRTTSYRSLQEQIERAAAGLRAQGVRAGDPVAIVLPNCPQHIVAFYAILRLGAVVVEHNPLYTPRELRKQFEGHGAKHAIVWSKVVATVQEFPADLAVASLISVDITAAMPWTTRVALRLPITKAREARTALTERVTGAIAWKSIVGTEPLPASHPRPATDDLALIQYTSGTTGTPKGASLTHRNLLSNAAQARAWVPSIVRGDGCVVYAVLPMFHAYGLTLCLTFAMSMGARLVLFPRFDPDMVLEVTKKHPATFLPLVPPIADRLLKAAKEKGVSIAGTQVAISGAMALPHELVVPFEEASGGYLVEGYGLSECSPVLMANPVAANRVSGTVGLPLPGTECRVVDPDDPTQDVPRGERGELVVRGPQVFGGYYGKPEETEAVFTEGWFRTGDIVTIDDAGFVRIVDRIKELIITGGFNVAPTEVENALRQHPRVEDAAVVGLPSEHSGEEVVAAVVVTPGADLDVEEIRASVRGILTPYKVPRRIFVVDELPTSLIGKVLRRQVRDKLLSLNSGD
- the gatC gene encoding Asp-tRNA(Asn)/Glu-tRNA(Gln) amidotransferase subunit GatC, with amino-acid sequence MSEITPDLVRHLGVLARIQLSDEEVHRLTGQLDVIVDNIAKVSEVATPDVVATSHPIAMQNVFRPDVVSGQLTPAQVLQNAPDAADGRFRVTAILGEEQ
- the gatA gene encoding Asp-tRNA(Asn)/Glu-tRNA(Gln) amidotransferase subunit GatA, whose translation is MTDLTKLSAAALAEKLASREVSSVEATQAHLDRIAAVDGDVHAFLHVSDTALDAAADIDRRRAAGEQLGPVAGVPLAVKDVLVTTDMPSTSGSRILEGYMSPYDATVVARSRAAGLVPLGKTNMDEFAMGSSTEHSAYGPTRNPWDLDRIPGGSGGGSAAAVAAFEAPLALGSDTGGSIRQPAHVTGTVGLKPTYGGVSRYGAIALASSLDQVGPVARTVLDAGLLHDVIGGHDPQDSTSLSDAWPSFAEAAREGARGDVLKGLRVGVIKELPDEGFQSGVSASFRAALAAMEAQGAEIVEISAPHFEYGVAAYYLILPAEASSNLAKFDSVRFGLRVDVPGGTVEDVMAATRDRGFGDEVKRRIILGTYALSAGYYDAYYGSAQKVRTLIQRDFDAAFANVDVIATPSAPTTAFRLGEKIDDPMQMYLNDVTTIPANLAGVPGISIPSGLAAEDGLPVGIQFLAPAREDARLYRVGAALEAVLLDSWGAPLLDRAPILGGGR
- the gatB gene encoding Asp-tRNA(Asn)/Glu-tRNA(Gln) amidotransferase subunit GatB; the protein is MAKDKLMDFDRALELFEPVLGFEVHVELNTKTKMFSGAANPAHADNHGAAPNTLVAPVDMGLPGSLPTVNAEAIRYSISLGLSLGCSIAPSSRFARKNYFYPDLGKNYQISQYDEPIAFEGQVDVELADGTVVTVPIERAHMEEDAGKLTHVGGSTGRIQGAEYSLVDYNRAGVPLVEIVTKPIFGAEHRAPEIAKAYVQTIRDIVLALGISEARMERGNLRCDANVSLRPRGQEKLGTRTETKNVNSMRSVERAVRYEIQRQAAILDAGGSIIQETRHWHEDTGTTSPGRPKSDADDYRYFPEPDLLPVAPAPELIEELRAALPEPPAARRRRLKADWGFTDLEFQDVVNGGLLAEVEATVAAGAAPASARKWWTGELTRIANAEGREASDLVTPADVAALQGLVDAGTLTDKLARQVLEGVVAGEGTPQQVVDARGLAVVSDDGALIAAIDEALASQPDVLEKIRDGKVQAAGAVIGAVMKAMKGQADAARVRELVLERAAAS
- the dinB gene encoding DNA polymerase IV — protein: MGRGDGTGRLVSADDADDAGTGILHVDMDAFYASVEQLDDPSLLGKPIIVGAPDGRSVVSSASYEARRFGVRSAMPVGQALRLCPTAIVVLPHFDRYLELSAQVMGIFRDVTPLVEPLSIDEAFLDVRGVRRLWGSPGVIARALRARLREETGLVCSVGVAATKHVAKMASTLSKPDGLLIVAESGTEAFLRPQSVRALWGVGPKAAESLQGRGIRTVADVLDTPREVLDRALGRAMGERIWHLARGIDHREVDTSRVEKSVGHEETFHEDIADPIILRAELRRLADRVGARLRAGGWEASTIAIKVRFADFSTISRSQTLPEPTAVGQRIGDAAHELFESVERPLPVRLIGVRAERLQGAGSAPLALWDDDQEWRRIEDALDGAAARFGRGAVTRATLLGAARGGGTLPSNPPAPKLDQG